One stretch of Arachis duranensis cultivar V14167 chromosome 1, aradu.V14167.gnm2.J7QH, whole genome shotgun sequence DNA includes these proteins:
- the LOC107469268 gene encoding uncharacterized protein LOC107469268 isoform X1, which yields MTTEEAAETLNQLRQGAVKSETDMISRYLNDNNISAKSYHGGMSSKERNYVQELFTSNKIRVLWLVLHIYSRVCLPFRDLPSRLHKQANGESMENLCEAFSCSYGFSWPNEGVSGFP from the exons ATG ACAACTGAGGAAGCAGCTGAAACACTGAACCAGCTTAGACAAGGTGCAGTGAAG TCTGAAACTGATATGATTAGTCGATACTTGAATGATAACAATATCTCGGCAAAG AGTTATCATGGTGGCATGAGTTCAAAGGAACGCAACTATGTCCAAGAGTTGTTTACCTCCAACAAGATTAGAGTg CTATGGTTGGTACTTCACATTTATTCAAGGGTTTGTTTACCTTTTCGTGATTTACCTTCAAGGCTTCACAAGCAAGCAAATGGTGAATCCATGGAAAACTTATGTGAAGCTTTTAGCTGTTCTTATGGGTTCTCATGGCCTAACGAAGGGGTCTCGGGCTTTCCTTAA
- the LOC107468964 gene encoding 1,4-alpha-glucan-branching enzyme 3, chloroplastic/amyloplastic isoform X2 — translation MSTLSVPIKIFFHPTTTTSSFLHSQPQTLTFIPTRTPTIRASASASENPQKQHQKQHKSPPNAANTASDADKGIHPAGFLTKRGISHKAFGQFLRERYKALKDLKDEIFNRHANLKEMASGFELLGMHRHPEHRVDYMEWAPGARYCAIVADFNGWSPTENCAREGYFGHDDYGYWFIILQDNLREGEEPDELYFQQYNYVDDYDKGDSGITIDEIFKKANDEYWQPGEDRYLNNRLEGPVKLYEEIFGPNGPQTMEELGDIPDAETRYKEWVEKHGPSRYAVIDEGKEYDIFNVIVDPEWNERIRALKPPIPYWFETRKGRKAWLKKYIPGIPHGSKYRVYFNTANGPLERVPAWATYVQPGGDGVPACAIHWEPSPEQAYKWKNKSPEVPKSLRMYEAHVGISGSEPKISSFNDFTDKVLPHIKEAGYNAIQLIGVVEHKDYFTVGYRVTNFYAVSSRYGTPEDFKRLVDEAHGLGLLVFLEIVHSYAAADEMVGLSMFDGSNDCYFHSGKRGQHKFWGTRMFKYGDPDVLHFLLSNLNWWITEYQIDGFHFHSVSSMLYTHNGFASFTGDLEEYCNQYVDRDAQLYLILANEILHALYPNIITIAEDATFYPGLCEPTSQGGLGFDYYVNLSVPEMWSTFLDSVPDLEWSMTKIVNTLISSREHADRMLMYTENHNQSISGRQSFAEILFGRIDKHSHHYKESLQRGSSLHKMIRLITFTTGCRAYLNFMGNEFGHPKRVEFPTSSNNYSYSLANRQWDLLEKDGIHCDLFSFDKDMMKLDENLRVLSRRIPNFHHVNDSSMVISYIRGPLLFVFNFHPTNSYDSYSIGVDEAGEYQVILNTDEIKYGGQGILKEDQYLQRTVSRRCHCLAELLRFTS, via the exons ATGTCGACCCTATCGGTTCCAATCAAAATCTTCTTCCATCCAACAACCACCACTTCCTCCTTTCTCCATTCCCAACCCCAAACCCTTACTTTCATCCCAACAAGAACACCAACCATAAGAGCTTCAGCTTCTGCTTCAGAGAACCCTCAGAAGCAACATCAGAAGCAGCACAAGAGCCCTCCCAACGCCGCCAACACTGCTTCCGATGCCGACAAGGGCATTCACCCCGCTGGGTTTCTCACCAAACGCGGCATTTCACATAAAGCATTTGGCCAGTTCCTCCGTGAAAG GTATAAAGCATTGAAAGACCTGAAAGATGAAATTTTCAATCGCCATGCCAACCTCAAGGAGATGGCTTCTGG GTTTGAGCTGTTGGGCATGCATCGTCATCCAGAACATCGGGTGGATTATATGGAGTGGGCTCCAG GGGCTCGCTATTGTGCGATTGTTGCTGACTTCAATGGGTGGTCTCCTACAGAAAATTGTGCACGAGAGGGTTACTTTGGTCATGATGATTATGGATACTGGTTTATCATTCTTCAAGATAATctgagagagggagaagagcCAGATGAGCTCTATTTTCAACAGTATAACTATGTAGATGATTATGATAAAGGGGACAGTGGTATCACCATTGATGAAATCTTCAAGAAAGCAAATGATGAGTATTGGCAACCAGGGGAAGATCGTTACCTAAATAATCGTCTTGAAGGGCCAGTGAAGTTATATGAGGAGATTTTCGGTCCTAATGGGCCACAAACTATGGAGGAGTTGGGAGACATACCTGATGCAGAAACAAGATATAAGGAATGGGTAGAAAAGCATGGGCCTTCCAGGTATGCTGTGATTGATGAAGGCAAGGAGTATGACATATTTAATGTGATAGTCGATCCTGAATGGAATGAGAGAATTCGTGCACTGAAACCTCCAATTCCATACTGGTTTGAGACACGTAAAGGTAGGAAAGCATGGTTGAAAAAGTATATTCCTGGCATTCCTCATGGAAGTAAGTACAGGGTATACTTTAACACAGCTAATGGACCATTGGAACGAGTACCTGCTTGGGCTACCTATGTGCAGCCAG GTGGAGATGGAGTGCCAGCTTGTGCTATCCACTGGGAACCATCCCCCGAACAGGCATacaaatggaaaaataaaagccCCGAAGTGCCAAAATCCCTACGGATGTATGAAGCTCATGTCGGAATTAGTGGATCTGAGCCAAAAATATCCTCATTCAATGATTTTACAGACAAG GTTCTTCCTCACATAAAGGAAGCTGGATACAACGCAATCCAGTTGATTGGAGTTGTTGAACACAAGGATTATTTCACCGTTGGTTATCGA GTTACCAATTTTTATGCTGTCAGTAGTCGATATGGCACTCCTGAAGACTTCAAGCGATTAGTTGATGAGGCCCATG GTCTAGGACTGCTGGTCTTCCTAGAAATTGTGCATTCATATGCAGCTGCAGATGAAATGGTTGGATTATCAATGTTTGATGGATCAAATGACTGTTATTTTCATTCTG GTAAGCGAGGACAACACAAATTCTGGGGCACCAGAATGTTCAAATATGGCGACCCTGATGTTTTGCATTTCCTTCTCTCGAACCTGAACTG GTGGATTACAGAGTATCAGATTGATGGTTTCCACTTCCATTCTGTTTCGTCTATGCTATACACTCACAATGGTTTTGCTTCTTTTACTGGTGACTTGGAGGA GTACTGTAACCAATACGTTGACAGGGATGCACAATTGTATCTTATCCTGGCCAATGAGATACTACACGCTCTTTACCCAAATATTATCACCATAGCAGAGGAT GCAACATTTTACCCTGGATTATGTGAGCCAACTTCTCAAGGTGGATTGGGATTTGATTATTATGTCAACCTCTCTGTGCCTGAAATGTGGTCAACTTTTCTCGACAGTGTGCCTGACCTTGAATGGAGCATGACTAAG ATTGTCAACACATTAATTTCCAGTAGAGAACATGCTGATAGGATGCTTATGTACACTGAAAATCACAACCAG TCCATATCTGGAAGGCAATCATTTGCAGAAATATTGTTTGGCAGAATAGATAAACATTCACATCACTATAAGGAATCTTTGCAGAGAGGATCTTCATTACATAAA ATGATCAGATTGATAACGTTTACAACTGGTTGCCGTGCTTATCTGAACTTCATGGGCAACGAGTTTGGGCATCCAAAG AGAGTTGAGTTTCCAACATCAAGCAACAACTACTCATATTCACTTGCAAATCGTCAGTGGGATCTATTGGAAAAAGATGGAATTCACTGTGATTTATTTTCCTTTGATAAG GACATGATGAAGCTGGATGAAAATCTGAGAGTGCTCTCAAGACGTATTCCGAACTTCCACCATGTGAATGACAGTTCAATG GTTATATCTTACATCAGAGGCCCCCTTctctttgttttcaattttcacCCAACCAATTCTTATGATAGTTACAGCATAGGTGTAGATGAAGCTGGAGAGTATCAA GTTATTTTAAATACAGATGAAATAAAGTATGGAGGTCAGGGAATTCTTAAAGAAGATCAGTATCTTCAAAGAACTGTCAGTAGAAG GTGTCACTGCCTAGCAGAACTGCTCAG GTTTACAAGTTAA
- the LOC107469268 gene encoding uncharacterized protein LOC107469268 isoform X2, whose amino-acid sequence MTTEEAAETLNQLRQGAVKSETDMISRYLNDNNISAKLWLVLHIYSRVCLPFRDLPSRLHKQANGESMENLCEAFSCSYGFSWPNEGVSGFP is encoded by the exons ATG ACAACTGAGGAAGCAGCTGAAACACTGAACCAGCTTAGACAAGGTGCAGTGAAG TCTGAAACTGATATGATTAGTCGATACTTGAATGATAACAATATCTCGGCAAAG CTATGGTTGGTACTTCACATTTATTCAAGGGTTTGTTTACCTTTTCGTGATTTACCTTCAAGGCTTCACAAGCAAGCAAATGGTGAATCCATGGAAAACTTATGTGAAGCTTTTAGCTGTTCTTATGGGTTCTCATGGCCTAACGAAGGGGTCTCGGGCTTTCCTTAA
- the LOC107468964 gene encoding 1,4-alpha-glucan-branching enzyme 3, chloroplastic/amyloplastic isoform X1, whose product MSTLSVPIKIFFHPTTTTSSFLHSQPQTLTFIPTRTPTIRASASASENPQKQHQKQHKSPPNAANTASDADKGIHPAGFLTKRGISHKAFGQFLRERYKALKDLKDEIFNRHANLKEMASGFELLGMHRHPEHRVDYMEWAPGARYCAIVADFNGWSPTENCAREGYFGHDDYGYWFIILQDNLREGEEPDELYFQQYNYVDDYDKGDSGITIDEIFKKANDEYWQPGEDRYLNNRLEGPVKLYEEIFGPNGPQTMEELGDIPDAETRYKEWVEKHGPSRYAVIDEGKEYDIFNVIVDPEWNERIRALKPPIPYWFETRKGRKAWLKKYIPGIPHGSKYRVYFNTANGPLERVPAWATYVQPGGDGVPACAIHWEPSPEQAYKWKNKSPEVPKSLRMYEAHVGISGSEPKISSFNDFTDKVLPHIKEAGYNAIQLIGVVEHKDYFTVGYRVTNFYAVSSRYGTPEDFKRLVDEAHGLGLLVFLEIVHSYAAADEMVGLSMFDGSNDCYFHSGKRGQHKFWGTRMFKYGDPDVLHFLLSNLNWWITEYQIDGFHFHSVSSMLYTHNGFASFTGDLEEYCNQYVDRDAQLYLILANEILHALYPNIITIAEDATFYPGLCEPTSQGGLGFDYYVNLSVPEMWSTFLDSVPDLEWSMTKIVNTLISSREHADRMLMYTENHNQSISGRQSFAEILFGRIDKHSHHYKESLQRGSSLHKMIRLITFTTGCRAYLNFMGNEFGHPKRVEFPTSSNNYSYSLANRQWDLLEKDGIHCDLFSFDKDMMKLDENLRVLSRRIPNFHHVNDSSMVISYIRGPLLFVFNFHPTNSYDSYSIGVDEAGEYQVILNTDEIKYGGQGILKEDQYLQRTVSRRVDGLQNCLQVSLPSRTAQVYKLRRILRI is encoded by the exons ATGTCGACCCTATCGGTTCCAATCAAAATCTTCTTCCATCCAACAACCACCACTTCCTCCTTTCTCCATTCCCAACCCCAAACCCTTACTTTCATCCCAACAAGAACACCAACCATAAGAGCTTCAGCTTCTGCTTCAGAGAACCCTCAGAAGCAACATCAGAAGCAGCACAAGAGCCCTCCCAACGCCGCCAACACTGCTTCCGATGCCGACAAGGGCATTCACCCCGCTGGGTTTCTCACCAAACGCGGCATTTCACATAAAGCATTTGGCCAGTTCCTCCGTGAAAG GTATAAAGCATTGAAAGACCTGAAAGATGAAATTTTCAATCGCCATGCCAACCTCAAGGAGATGGCTTCTGG GTTTGAGCTGTTGGGCATGCATCGTCATCCAGAACATCGGGTGGATTATATGGAGTGGGCTCCAG GGGCTCGCTATTGTGCGATTGTTGCTGACTTCAATGGGTGGTCTCCTACAGAAAATTGTGCACGAGAGGGTTACTTTGGTCATGATGATTATGGATACTGGTTTATCATTCTTCAAGATAATctgagagagggagaagagcCAGATGAGCTCTATTTTCAACAGTATAACTATGTAGATGATTATGATAAAGGGGACAGTGGTATCACCATTGATGAAATCTTCAAGAAAGCAAATGATGAGTATTGGCAACCAGGGGAAGATCGTTACCTAAATAATCGTCTTGAAGGGCCAGTGAAGTTATATGAGGAGATTTTCGGTCCTAATGGGCCACAAACTATGGAGGAGTTGGGAGACATACCTGATGCAGAAACAAGATATAAGGAATGGGTAGAAAAGCATGGGCCTTCCAGGTATGCTGTGATTGATGAAGGCAAGGAGTATGACATATTTAATGTGATAGTCGATCCTGAATGGAATGAGAGAATTCGTGCACTGAAACCTCCAATTCCATACTGGTTTGAGACACGTAAAGGTAGGAAAGCATGGTTGAAAAAGTATATTCCTGGCATTCCTCATGGAAGTAAGTACAGGGTATACTTTAACACAGCTAATGGACCATTGGAACGAGTACCTGCTTGGGCTACCTATGTGCAGCCAG GTGGAGATGGAGTGCCAGCTTGTGCTATCCACTGGGAACCATCCCCCGAACAGGCATacaaatggaaaaataaaagccCCGAAGTGCCAAAATCCCTACGGATGTATGAAGCTCATGTCGGAATTAGTGGATCTGAGCCAAAAATATCCTCATTCAATGATTTTACAGACAAG GTTCTTCCTCACATAAAGGAAGCTGGATACAACGCAATCCAGTTGATTGGAGTTGTTGAACACAAGGATTATTTCACCGTTGGTTATCGA GTTACCAATTTTTATGCTGTCAGTAGTCGATATGGCACTCCTGAAGACTTCAAGCGATTAGTTGATGAGGCCCATG GTCTAGGACTGCTGGTCTTCCTAGAAATTGTGCATTCATATGCAGCTGCAGATGAAATGGTTGGATTATCAATGTTTGATGGATCAAATGACTGTTATTTTCATTCTG GTAAGCGAGGACAACACAAATTCTGGGGCACCAGAATGTTCAAATATGGCGACCCTGATGTTTTGCATTTCCTTCTCTCGAACCTGAACTG GTGGATTACAGAGTATCAGATTGATGGTTTCCACTTCCATTCTGTTTCGTCTATGCTATACACTCACAATGGTTTTGCTTCTTTTACTGGTGACTTGGAGGA GTACTGTAACCAATACGTTGACAGGGATGCACAATTGTATCTTATCCTGGCCAATGAGATACTACACGCTCTTTACCCAAATATTATCACCATAGCAGAGGAT GCAACATTTTACCCTGGATTATGTGAGCCAACTTCTCAAGGTGGATTGGGATTTGATTATTATGTCAACCTCTCTGTGCCTGAAATGTGGTCAACTTTTCTCGACAGTGTGCCTGACCTTGAATGGAGCATGACTAAG ATTGTCAACACATTAATTTCCAGTAGAGAACATGCTGATAGGATGCTTATGTACACTGAAAATCACAACCAG TCCATATCTGGAAGGCAATCATTTGCAGAAATATTGTTTGGCAGAATAGATAAACATTCACATCACTATAAGGAATCTTTGCAGAGAGGATCTTCATTACATAAA ATGATCAGATTGATAACGTTTACAACTGGTTGCCGTGCTTATCTGAACTTCATGGGCAACGAGTTTGGGCATCCAAAG AGAGTTGAGTTTCCAACATCAAGCAACAACTACTCATATTCACTTGCAAATCGTCAGTGGGATCTATTGGAAAAAGATGGAATTCACTGTGATTTATTTTCCTTTGATAAG GACATGATGAAGCTGGATGAAAATCTGAGAGTGCTCTCAAGACGTATTCCGAACTTCCACCATGTGAATGACAGTTCAATG GTTATATCTTACATCAGAGGCCCCCTTctctttgttttcaattttcacCCAACCAATTCTTATGATAGTTACAGCATAGGTGTAGATGAAGCTGGAGAGTATCAA GTTATTTTAAATACAGATGAAATAAAGTATGGAGGTCAGGGAATTCTTAAAGAAGATCAGTATCTTCAAAGAACTGTCAGTAGAAG AGTTGATGGCCTTCAAAACTGCTTACAGGTGTCACTGCCTAGCAGAACTGCTCAG GTTTACAAGTTAAGACGGATTTTGAGAATATGA